The Synechococcus sp. WH 8101 sequence TCGAGACCGGTGGCATGCCTTCAAGCCATTCCGCTCTGGTGACCGGGACAGCCGCCGGAGTGGGCTGGCAGCTCGGTTTCGCCGATCCCGTGTTTGCGCTGGCCGCCACGCTGGCTTTCGTGGTGATGTACGACGCCAGCGGCATCCGCCGTGCCGCCGGGTCCACCGCTGCGCGCGTCAATGCCCTGCCGGAGACCAGCTGGCCTGAGCCACCAGCCAAACCGCTCAAGGAGAGCCTGGGGCATTCCAGGCTTGAAGTGTTGGTGGGCAGCCTGATCGGCCCGGCGATTGCTCTGCCGGGGCTGGCTCTGGTGGGCTCCCCCTGGCAGCTGGGCACCCAGATCGCCCAGGCCCTGGGGTGAGCCAGTTCCCCCGGGCCGCAATCGAGCTCACCGGAGATCAAGACA is a genomic window containing:
- a CDS encoding divergent PAP2 family protein; this encodes MTVAPSPDASLALLDNAVLAWGLAACGLAQLSKLFIELAWHRRWRPAVLIETGGMPSSHSALVTGTAAGVGWQLGFADPVFALAATLAFVVMYDASGIRRAAGSTAARVNALPETSWPEPPAKPLKESLGHSRLEVLVGSLIGPAIALPGLALVGSPWQLGTQIAQALG